A portion of the Thunnus albacares chromosome 5, fThuAlb1.1, whole genome shotgun sequence genome contains these proteins:
- the stk35 gene encoding serine/threonine-protein kinase 35, with the protein MLTFNKKEIMDICDGKKRRKVSGGVRGCRRSVAGKMKREAGKILRSLTVEDNNHTEPMEEEDDDDCFSISFLRSDRLEPAVVVSPRYSLLREVGRGSYGVVYEAIARKTGARLAVKRLQCDAPENVELALAEFWALTSLENRHQNVVQLEECVLQRNGLAQKMSHGNKRSKQYLGLVEMSLKGERILGYPAEPCYLWFVMEFCEGGDLNQYILSRRPDRQTNRSFMRQMTSAVAFLHKNNIVHRDLKPDNILISQKSGSPVLKVADFGLSKVCAGLNSKNSEEYPAAGAGSRGSNQNNIGNINKFWLSSACGSDFYMAPEVWEGHYTAKADIFALGIIIWAMIERITFIDAESKRELLGTYIRQGSDIVPVGEALLENPKMVLHIPQKARSSMSEGVKKLLQDMLAVNPQDRPDAFQLEVRMDQVTCAS; encoded by the exons ATGCTTActttcaacaaaaaagaaattatgGATATTTGCGAcgggaagaaaaggagaaaggtAAGCGGCGGTGTGCGGGGCTGCAGGCGGAGCGTGGCCGGGAAGATGAAGCGGGAGGCGGGCAAAATCCTCCGCTCCCTCACGGTGGAGGACAACAACCACACAGAGCccatggaggaggaggacgacgaCGACTGCTTCTCCATCAGCTTTCTCCGGAGCGACCGGCTAGAGCCCGCCGTGGTGGTGTCCCCCCGGTACAGCCTGCTGCGGGAGGTGGGCCGGGGAAGCTACGGGGTGGTGTATGAGGCTATAGCCCGGAAAACAGGGGCTAGGTTGGCGGTGAAAAGGCTCCAATGCGACGCCCCGGAAAATGTAGAGCTAGCTCTGGCCGAGTTCTGGGCCCTGACGAGTCTGGAGAATCGACACCAGAATGTGGTCCAACTGGAGGAGTGTGTCCTGCAGAGGAACGGTCTGGCCCAGAAGATGAGCCATGGGAACAAGAGGTCCAAACAATACCTGGGTCTGGTGGAGATGTCACTCAAAG GGGAGCGCATCCTGGGTTACCCAGCGGAGCCCTGCTACCTCTGGTTTGTCATGGAGTTTTGCGAGGGTGGGGATCTCAATCAGTACATATTGTCTCGCCGGCCTGACCGCCAGACCAATAGGAGCTTTATGCGCCAGATGACAAGTGCGGTGGCTTTCCTGCATAAGAACAACATTGTCCATCGTGATCTGAAGCCAGACAACATCCTCATCTCACAGAAATCTGGTTCACCTGTTCTGAAAGTTGCTGACTTTGGCCTCAGTAAAGTTTGTGCTGGCCTGAACTCCAAGAACAGTGAAGAATACCCAGCGGCGGGAGCGGGCAGCAGAGGCAGCAACCAGAACAACATCGGCAACATAAACAAGTTCTGGTTGTCGTCAGCTTGCGGTTCGGACTTCTACATGGCCCCCGAGGTATGGGAAGGCCACTACACAGCTAAGGCTGATATCTTCGCCCTGGGCATCATCATCTGGGCAATGATTGAGCGGATCACTTTCATTGATGCAGAGTCCAAACGTGAACTGCTGGGCACCTACATCCGGCAGGGCTCAGATATTGTACCTGTTGGGGAAGCGCTTTTGGAGAACCCCAAGATGGTTCTGCACATCCCTCAGAAGGCCAGGAGCTCCATGTCTGAGGGGGTGAAGAAACTCCTCCAGGACATGCTTGCAGTCAACCCTCAGGACCGACCAGACGCCTTCCAGCTGGAGGTGCGGATGGACCAAGTCACGTGTGCCTCGTGA